Proteins encoded together in one Penaeus vannamei isolate JL-2024 chromosome 9, ASM4276789v1, whole genome shotgun sequence window:
- the LOC138862590 gene encoding uncharacterized protein, producing the protein MTVDAVITIVDDELELEFNLGLRIVFEDKGDWELTFPQKCEGEASYKVLMRELLFADDAALTSHSEEGLHHLVDKLSHACKEFGLTISLRKTSILPQGAESPPGITIDNTELEVVDTCTDLGSTMSSALSLDDEISSRIAKASTVMTKLNKRVWKNDLLSDKTKLCVYQACVLSILYVSESWTTYARQERRLTGFHLRCLRRQLLIRWQDRVSNAEVLECAVLLSMY; encoded by the exons ATGACAGTTGATGCTGTTATTACAATTGTCGACGATGAATTGGAATTGGAGTTCAACCTCGGTTTAAGAATCGTATTCGAGGATAAGGGCGACTGGGAGCTCACGTTCCCCCAGAAATGTGAAGGAGAAGCGT CCTACAAGGTCCTCATGCGGGAGCTTCTGTTTGCAGATGACGCTGCTCTAACATCACACAGCGAGGAAGGGTTACATCATCTAGTCGACAAGTTGTCCCACGCCTGCAAGGAGTTTGGGCTGACGATCAGTCTTAGGAAGACCAGCATCTTACCGCAAGGTGCAGAGTCCCCCCCTGGCATCACCATCGATAATACGGAACTGGAGGTCGTGGACACTTGCACCGACTTGGGATCAACCATGTCCAGCGCACTTTCCCTTGATGACGAGATCAGCTCCAGGATCGCTAAAGCATCTACTGTCATGACTAAACTCAACAAGCGAGTGTGGAAAAATGATCTGTTGAGCGATAAGACCAAGTTATGCGTTTACCAAGCTTGCGTCCTGTCGATTCTCTATGTCAGTGAGTCTTGGACGACCTACGCCAGGCAGGAGCGACGACTCACCGGTTTCCATCTCCGCTGCCTTCGTCGCCAGCTCCTCATCAGGTGGCAGGACAGAGTCTCCAACGCCGAGGTCTTGGAGTGCGCTGTCTTACTGAGCATGTACTAA